A DNA window from Paenibacillus sp. HWE-109 contains the following coding sequences:
- a CDS encoding GerAB/ArcD/ProY family transporter codes for MEQPRQITVIQAAIILISSIIGVGVLALSLFGVRAADSAAPLVTILGIFLGTVGLWLLTKLGMRFPRQSIVQYSEELIGKWTARVFSVLIIAFFSIITALASREFGEVVVTSVMTKTPLEVTVIVMLILAAISSRADMTTFTYFHHFYFPIIVFPLVLIVVLSLKNAQMVYLMPVWGNEPSGMFAGTLTMAALFQGSFIITLVIPAMRRPERAMIASFVGMVISGGLYLLIVVATVGVFGAEEVKNLVWPTLELAKTTSLPANILERLDGAFLAVWVTAVFTTLLSSYYSAIRFLMQLFRLQDHKLFSFFLIPFIYVIAMLPQNLLAMYDFIEVVGRWGLVFTIGYPSVLLIVALIRKKNQGSQGDPSVAKPN; via the coding sequence ATGGAGCAGCCTCGCCAAATCACAGTCATTCAAGCAGCGATCATATTGATTAGCTCGATTATTGGCGTAGGTGTGTTGGCGCTTTCGCTCTTTGGTGTGCGAGCAGCAGATTCAGCGGCGCCGCTCGTTACTATTTTAGGCATCTTCTTAGGAACTGTCGGACTTTGGCTGCTTACGAAGCTTGGCATGCGTTTCCCCCGTCAGTCGATTGTCCAGTACAGCGAAGAATTAATCGGCAAATGGACGGCTCGTGTGTTCAGCGTCTTAATTATTGCTTTTTTTTCTATCATAACCGCACTGGCTTCTCGTGAATTTGGGGAAGTTGTTGTTACATCAGTTATGACGAAAACACCATTGGAAGTGACCGTTATTGTGATGCTGATCCTTGCGGCCATTTCTTCGCGTGCGGATATGACGACTTTTACTTATTTCCATCACTTTTACTTCCCCATCATCGTGTTTCCACTTGTATTAATTGTAGTTCTTTCCTTGAAAAATGCGCAAATGGTCTATTTGATGCCAGTATGGGGCAATGAACCGAGTGGCATGTTTGCCGGGACGCTTACGATGGCTGCCTTGTTTCAGGGATCATTCATCATAACACTGGTGATTCCTGCTATGCGCAGGCCGGAGAGAGCGATGATAGCGAGTTTCGTCGGCATGGTTATTTCGGGTGGACTGTACCTGCTCATTGTTGTGGCCACCGTTGGGGTATTCGGAGCGGAAGAGGTCAAAAATTTAGTGTGGCCAACGCTCGAGCTGGCAAAGACGACATCATTGCCCGCTAATATTCTCGAGCGATTGGATGGCGCTTTTCTTGCCGTATGGGTGACAGCTGTGTTCACAACACTGCTATCGAGCTACTACTCGGCTATTCGTTTTTTAATGCAATTATTTCGCCTGCAAGATCATAAATTGTTCTCGTTTTTTCTGATTCCTTTTATCTATGTCATCGCGATGCTTCCTCAAAACTTGCTTGCTATGTATGACTTTATTGAGGTTGTCGGTCGTTGGGGATTAGTTTTTACGATCGGTTACCCCTCCGTTTTGCTTATCGTAGCCCTCATTCGGAAGAAAAATCAAGGGAGTCAGGGTGATCCAAGTGTGGCGAAACCGAATTAA